The genome window aattatatttatttaaaaaataaatagaacaaattttctttatttgacaataattatattttttttagaaaacatTATTTTTAGCATGTCCATAGTAAGAGAGtaattagaaaataatttttttgaaaaaatataatTTGTATTTCTCCCTCAAATCGAACGGTGTTagagtaaaaaaaatttacaaacaaCACATAAATATAGTTCATACTAAAGAaggattaagaaaaaataataataatgcaatGGACTCCTTCCTATCCACCTGTCATCTACACCAGATAAGCTAATTGATAACGTTAAAACATCACTAAAAATGTTTTTCTCCAAACATAATTTCTCAATTTTATTAATTACTATAATTTCCACCTTAATTGCAGAGTTCCCACAGTCCACAATTTTGCCTATAAACTTTATGGAGAACAGTAGCTGCTCAGGTGCTTCACACAGTCGAAGAATACTTTCTTGATCCACCCTACTAAATCTAGTGCCTAAATAAAATCTTAGCATAATGAAATTTTGCTTATGTCCTAGGTGTTCCACCTGGTCCAGAACCCAATTACTTTCTCTATACCAACCTCAAATTATTAGACTAGTTTTTTGATTTGTGAAGAAAATTGTGTACCATGTCCAACTTGGATGAAACCATGCAAAATTGGCACAGATACAAACTAAACATGTGTTGGTAGGCATACAAGACACTGTAGATTTATTTAGTCTTATCATTTATAGCATAAAGCTGCAATAGTTCTCACTGAACTTATTTCACATGGCAAATCAATAAGATCCACCAACCAATGTTGCTCAGATGGATCTATGATCTATCCATATATTTTGACCTCTTACAACATTGAGATCTGCTGCATTTAGTAGCTTTTCCTAATCATGATAggtgcaaaaaagaaaaagagagttgAAGGAATCCTGGTCTACAATGTACTCTGTGAGCAATTCCTGACTTGATGATGCAATCTCTTTGTCACATATCAGAACTCATTCATGGATGCACTTTTCAGGCTTAGGTAACAGCATATGATGAGCATCAAGTGGAGCTCTTCTTTTAGCTATTTTAGCTTCCACTAAACCAGCTCAAGTCATTTAACAAAGTGTGCCTGCATATATCTAAATATCTTCACTTTTAACAGACGAAACACCACTGATGTAACCAGATAGATGCTCACTGCTCAAATCATTAATTAAGATGATATTGCTTTTTTTGCAGATGTTTGATATCATCTTGTTCCTAAAACTAAGATGTTCAATCAAATTGATATTATGGCACAGCAAATTGATGTAATTGACTTACTTTGCCTATTCCATTCTCCAATggttcctaatatgacatgttccacacacacaacatatatcATTGCTGAATGTGATATTCTAGCTagcaatgcatatatatatatatatatatatatatatatttacatggaaTTTATTTTTGCATGTGTGGGAAGTTTATTCCCTTTCTCTAAAATAACATATTCTATCATAATTGGAATAAGAACTAGTATGATGTGCATTAATAACTAAAAACAGACTTATTCTGATTTAGAAATACAAATATCACAAAGGTGTAAGAAGTAGCAAATACATCAAGTGACACTAAAACAAACCTAAGAAAACCACTACTGAACATCGAATATAAAGCAAAGACCTCATGGACAATCTGTAAACAAACAACTATTCTGCAGAGGATCTGTTTAACTCCCTGTTCATGTCACATGCATATGGAACTTACAGTTGACGCCAAATGCCAAGAATGCCATTGCGAGCTCCAAAATCATCTGTGTCAAGCTATCAACTGACTGCCAGAGGTCATGGTTACTGAAGGATCTTAACATAAAGAATGCAACATCTTGCAATCAGATAAGCTTTGTGACAACTCGATCTTCTTGCTTCCATGCTGATGTAATCTACATTGACATCCCACCATCATCAGAAGGTTTTAAATCATTTGAAGACATTACTTTCTACATTTTCCAACTTTGATTCTCTGGTAAAATTATGACGATTTGCAAAAGGTGGCAATTTTTTAAGCTCTGTTTGATCTTGGACATGATGTTGATTCAAAGGCAACTTCTTTTTCTTAATTCTCACTTTCCAACCATCAGCTTTTTTATAACCTTAGATCCACTATATTGTGTCTCTGTGCAGTAACTGGATTCTTCCTCCCTCTCAAAAATGTCTTCGGAACAGCCgacaatcttctcttctgatttaTCTATGGAACATTTGCTTATCCTACTGCTCTTCTCATGCAAAACAGATGACTTCTCATTGCAGACAGCATTTCGAATGCTCCTTCGCTTATTCTTTGAGATTCTAGATGAACTATTTATGACACGATGCAATTTCCTGGCAAGTTCTTCATCTGTTTCTTGGCTCCCCAGACGATGGTGAGTCTTATACAAGAGCTTAACAGGCATCTGTTTCTTCCTCGCTCTGGTTCTGGCCATGCAACCCTTTCCAGATTTTCTCCTCCTCGAAACTGAATCCAGAAACAGTAGTGCACTCTTGGCAGAAGCCTTGGCCTTTGCAGCTGCAGCTGCTTTCTCGGTTGCAATCCTTTTAGCTGCTGCTGCAACTTCAGCGGCAGCTGAAGCCACCGACTTCGCAACCTCAATGATCTCTTCTGGATTCGACCTTGGAGAGTTAATAGAATCACGGAGCTGGGCACCAAGgtcaccagaaagaaaaggaaccgGTGGCAGGAAATCAAAATCGGAACCCTCCCTCTTGAGTTCAGCTAGCAGGCGCTTCCGAGGAGGCAAATGGGTGTTAACATTGAAAGACTCCATCTAATTACCCCTTAGCGCTCAAGGATTTTGCATCAAAAGTTCGACCCTGATCGATCCATGTCGTGAATTATTCCAATTCACATCATTAATCAGCCAACCAGATAGTCCTTGCCGACAATTCAGATTCCAGAAAACCGCCCACTAAATCTCGAACGTTTTCCACAAGAATCCATCTACCAACAAGATTCAAACAGAAACAAACAGCGGATCAATCGAACCTCCAAGGAACCAAGCGGATCTTCTCATTTCAGGAACAAGGACAGAATCAAGCAAGGAACTTTCAGCTACCATCAGCCAAACCCCACGAGGATTCGTTCGGCTACAAGAAACCATCGAGCAAGACCCAAAGATGGTTCCTTGACGTGAGATTGTGCCAAGATCGATCGGACTTGATGGATCGTATCAAAGCTAACGAGATTATAAGGATGGAGATAACTACCTCGTTCCCCGGAAGCGGCGATTAGGGTTTTCTTGCGATGGGAGAACTCAATCGAGGGAGGGCTTCCACCGAAAGATGGATTCTTTTTGGATCAAAacccatgagagagagagagagagagagagagagagagaggagagacagTCGAAACCAACGAATTCTCTCcggataaaattaaaattacgAGAGTGCCATTAATGGATATATAAATATCGATAAAAAATATTCCTTCCAAAATTAAtggatatataaaaattattttaaaaaattattctttgAATAGGGTTTATTTTTAAGTCATTTAAATCTCTATCTCTTGCATGAATATTTCAAAGATAAGATAAATTTTGAATCACAAAAGTGCATATTAATAGTTCTGATGATATTAGATTAGGACATTATTTATGTATATCTTATGCCtttgtaaaataaataaaaatttaaatttaaatatagtAACTCTTTTATTTCTTCTCTGTGAATGATTCAATCCTACCAacttcaaattatttttcaacacCCTGCAGGACAACttatttttcacaaaaaaaagtaGTGAAA of Musa acuminata AAA Group cultivar baxijiao chromosome BXJ1-7, Cavendish_Baxijiao_AAA, whole genome shotgun sequence contains these proteins:
- the LOC103990686 gene encoding uncharacterized protein LOC103990686; the encoded protein is MESFNVNTHLPPRKRLLAELKREGSDFDFLPPVPFLSGDLGAQLRDSINSPRSNPEEIIEVAKSVASAAAEVAAAAKRIATEKAAAAAKAKASAKSALLFLDSVSRRRKSGKGCMARTRARKKQMPVKLLYKTHHRLGSQETDEELARKLHRVINSSSRISKNKRRSIRNAVCNEKSSVLHEKSSRISKCSIDKSEEKIVGCSEDIFEREEESSYCTETQYSGSKVIKKLMVGK